In Acidianus brierleyi, one genomic interval encodes:
- a CDS encoding 3-isopropylmalate dehydratase large subunit, translated as MQTLTEKILSRAAGKNVSPGDVTEINTDIVAFHDLTGYHVIEVMEKAGLEKIFDKSKIVIAFDHLAPPPDIRSAEIQEYIRKFVKSMGLPNFHDINFGILHEILIERYANPGQVIVAADSHTTTSGAVGAFAQGMGATDIAAAVITGKTWLMVPEPFKVNLKGEPAKWINGKDVALKILGEFKADYFNGMSIEVHVENPKSFPMDYRATVSNMGIEMNADALMFVPDEETINYIKTMRGYEPQTVKPDENAKYTDEYEIELDKMEPLVAAPSSVDNVRTAREVEGTEVDQVYIGSCTNGRLSDFETAAKIMKGKKVKSRCIAIPASYEMFKKAMDLGYIETLVNSGCIVTYGTCGPCLGGHFGVAGPGETIVSTSSRNFKGRMGSVDSKVYLSGPAVAAATAIEGKIVDPRDVE; from the coding sequence ATGCAAACTCTTACAGAAAAGATACTTAGTAGGGCTGCAGGAAAAAACGTATCTCCTGGAGATGTAACTGAAATCAACACCGACATAGTAGCTTTTCATGATCTAACAGGATATCATGTTATAGAAGTAATGGAGAAAGCTGGATTAGAAAAAATATTTGATAAATCAAAGATAGTAATAGCTTTTGATCATTTAGCTCCTCCCCCAGATATAAGGAGTGCGGAAATTCAAGAATACATAAGAAAATTCGTAAAAAGTATGGGATTACCAAACTTTCACGATATAAATTTTGGAATATTACATGAGATATTAATAGAGAGATACGCAAATCCTGGTCAAGTAATAGTTGCAGCAGATAGTCATACTACAACTTCTGGCGCAGTAGGTGCATTTGCACAAGGTATGGGAGCTACTGATATAGCAGCAGCTGTAATTACTGGAAAAACTTGGTTGATGGTTCCAGAGCCATTCAAAGTTAATCTAAAAGGAGAACCGGCAAAATGGATTAATGGCAAGGATGTAGCTTTGAAAATTTTAGGTGAATTTAAGGCTGACTATTTTAATGGTATGTCAATAGAAGTGCACGTAGAGAATCCAAAAAGTTTCCCAATGGATTATAGAGCTACCGTATCAAATATGGGAATTGAAATGAACGCTGATGCTCTAATGTTTGTACCCGATGAAGAGACTATAAATTACATTAAAACAATGAGAGGATATGAACCACAAACGGTAAAGCCAGATGAAAATGCAAAGTACACAGATGAATATGAGATTGAGTTAGATAAAATGGAACCTTTAGTAGCTGCTCCTTCAAGTGTAGATAACGTTAGAACTGCAAGAGAAGTTGAAGGAACTGAAGTAGACCAAGTATATATAGGCTCATGCACTAATGGGAGATTAAGTGACTTTGAAACTGCAGCAAAGATAATGAAAGGAAAGAAAGTAAAAAGTAGATGCATAGCGATACCTGCTTCTTATGAAATGTTTAAGAAAGCAATGGATTTAGGATATATAGAAACGTTAGTAAATTCTGGTTGTATAGTAACATATGGAACTTGCGGTCCATGTTTAGGTGGTCATTTCGGAGTAGCAGGACCTGGAGAAACTATAGTATCTACAAGTTCTAGAAACTTCAAAGGAAGGATGGGTAGCGTAGATTCTAAAGTATACTTATCAGGCCCTGCAGTCGCAGCTGCAACTGCAATAGAAGGAAAAATAGTAGATCCGAGGGATGTAGAATGA
- a CDS encoding 3-isopropylmalate dehydratase small subunit — protein MIVEGPVMKFGDKIDTDIIIPARHLKYTDPQYLAQHAMEPIDPEFYKKASKGVIIVAGKVFGMGSSREQAAIALKAAGVKAIIAESFARIFYRNCINNGLPVVVLPKAKDEIKEGDNVKVNVETGEIIVGNRVLKGRGISGMALEILKSGGLMDYIKSIK, from the coding sequence ATGATAGTAGAAGGTCCAGTTATGAAATTTGGAGATAAAATAGATACAGATATTATAATTCCAGCAAGACACTTGAAATATACAGATCCACAATATTTGGCTCAACATGCCATGGAACCTATAGATCCTGAGTTCTACAAAAAAGCGTCAAAGGGCGTAATAATAGTTGCAGGGAAGGTTTTTGGAATGGGATCGTCTAGGGAACAAGCTGCAATAGCACTTAAAGCTGCTGGTGTAAAAGCCATAATAGCAGAAAGTTTTGCCAGAATATTTTACAGGAATTGTATAAATAACGGACTTCCAGTAGTAGTATTACCTAAAGCTAAAGACGAAATTAAGGAGGGAGACAATGTCAAGGTTAATGTAGAAACAGGAGAAATAATTGTGGGAAATAGAGTACTTAAAGGAAGAGGAATATCAGGAATGGCATTGGAAATTCTAAAATCTGGTGGATTAATGGATTATATAAAAAGCATAAAATAA
- a CDS encoding KaiC domain-containing protein produces MVRLSTGIPEFDKLIEGGIPQGFFVALTGEPGTGKSIFSESFIAEGLKEGDACIYVTTEESRDSIINQAKQFNWNFEDYLDKKLIIIDALMKEKEDEWSLSELSAEELVNKVIEAKQKLGKPRARLVIDSVSALFLDKPAMSRKISYYLKRVLYKWRFTILATSQYAITTSQAFGFGIEHVADGIIRFRRVVRDGELKRYILIEKMRQTNHDKYVWEIDIKPGKGIVLLGKINERKEDYALPGKINEKIKKANKDEIL; encoded by the coding sequence ATGGTAAGACTCTCTACAGGAATACCAGAATTTGATAAATTAATAGAAGGAGGAATACCGCAAGGATTCTTCGTAGCACTAACAGGAGAACCAGGTACAGGAAAAAGCATTTTTTCAGAAAGTTTCATAGCTGAGGGATTAAAGGAAGGGGACGCATGCATTTATGTTACTACTGAAGAAAGTAGAGATTCCATAATAAATCAAGCTAAGCAATTTAATTGGAATTTTGAGGATTATCTTGATAAGAAACTTATTATTATTGATGCATTGATGAAAGAAAAGGAAGACGAGTGGTCTTTAAGTGAGCTTTCTGCCGAAGAATTAGTAAATAAAGTGATTGAAGCTAAGCAGAAACTAGGTAAGCCTAGAGCCAGACTTGTTATAGATTCAGTCAGTGCACTATTTTTGGATAAACCTGCTATGTCAAGAAAAATAAGCTATTATTTAAAAAGAGTGTTATATAAGTGGAGATTTACTATTCTTGCAACTTCTCAATATGCTATAACAACTTCCCAAGCATTTGGTTTTGGAATAGAGCATGTAGCTGATGGTATAATAAGATTCAGAAGAGTAGTTAGGGACGGAGAATTAAAGAGATATATTCTTATTGAAAAAATGAGGCAGACAAATCATGATAAGTACGTATGGGAAATAGACATAAAACCTGGAAAAGGAATAGTTCTCCTAGGTAAAATAAATGAAAGAAAAGAGGATTATGCGTTACCTGGAAAAATAAATGAGAAAATTAAGAAAGCAAATAAGGATGAAATTTTATAA
- a CDS encoding protein-tyrosine phosphatase family protein, with amino-acid sequence MYWVRKREIGGSCLPYTVDEIREWKAKGVKRVLVLPEEWEIEEAWGNADYYFSILKENGLDYLHIPIPDNYPPTQSQFNEIYEWLNKGKGNLVHCVGGIGRTGTVIAAYLIIKEGYDPNDAVTEVRKYREGAVQSLQQFEFLIKLSSKFER; translated from the coding sequence ATGTATTGGGTGAGGAAAAGGGAAATAGGCGGATCATGTTTGCCTTATACAGTAGACGAAATTAGAGAGTGGAAAGCTAAAGGTGTAAAAAGAGTCTTAGTACTACCAGAAGAATGGGAAATAGAGGAAGCTTGGGGTAATGCAGACTATTATTTCAGTATATTAAAGGAAAACGGTTTAGATTACCTTCATATTCCAATACCAGACAATTACCCGCCAACTCAGTCTCAATTTAATGAAATATATGAATGGTTAAATAAAGGAAAAGGAAATTTAGTCCATTGCGTAGGGGGAATCGGTAGGACAGGAACTGTAATAGCGGCATACTTGATCATAAAAGAGGGCTATGATCCTAATGACGCAGTTACAGAAGTTAGAAAATATAGAGAAGGAGCAGTACAATCTTTGCAACAATTCGAATTTTTAATCAAATTATCATCAAAATTTGAAAGATGA
- a CDS encoding endonuclease V produces MESYLLDFLKLFQGLIAKNIKLEHLDISKVKTLCAVDVAYKGEEGYAVSVKFDGKNYEHYLVKGKVDFPYIPGFLFMREAPIMIKALSKYSCDLVLVDGHGLAHPRKSGIATVIGVLLDIPTIGVAKSRLTGNIVTEGEINYVIVNNEKVGVKSGKYFYSPGNRTDLNDVIELSKKGYPEILKIADRLSKQLKKE; encoded by the coding sequence TTGGAAAGCTATTTACTTGATTTTCTTAAGCTTTTTCAAGGATTAATTGCTAAAAATATAAAATTAGAGCATCTTGATATATCTAAAGTAAAAACGCTTTGTGCAGTAGATGTAGCATATAAAGGAGAAGAAGGTTACGCTGTTTCCGTAAAATTCGATGGAAAAAATTACGAACATTATTTAGTTAAAGGTAAGGTTGATTTTCCTTATATTCCTGGCTTTTTATTCATGAGGGAAGCTCCAATAATGATAAAAGCCCTAAGCAAATATTCATGCGATCTAGTACTTGTGGATGGACATGGACTAGCTCATCCAAGAAAAAGCGGCATAGCAACAGTGATAGGAGTATTACTGGATATTCCAACAATAGGTGTAGCTAAATCCAGACTTACTGGAAATATAGTTACCGAGGGGGAAATAAACTATGTCATAGTAAATAATGAAAAAGTAGGAGTAAAATCCGGAAAATATTTTTATAGTCCAGGAAACCGCACAGATCTGAACGACGTTATTGAACTTTCAAAAAAAGGATATCCAGAAATATTGAAGATAGCTGATAGACTATCTAAACAGTTGAAGAAGGAATAA
- a CDS encoding cysteine hydrolase family protein yields the protein MEIRVPQIPEEKEIELDPRNTAVIIVDMQNDFVKKGGKLYVPNAEKTIGPINDLIKKSRNSSVTVIYTQDWHMKDDPEFKIWGEHALAGSWGAEIVDELKPEKDDFVIKKYRYDAFFETPLDYILRVKNIKNIVISGTVANICVLHTAGSASLRWYNVIMIKDGISALDDFDYYSTLRQVDFLYKGKITTSSGIKFNNS from the coding sequence ATGGAAATAAGAGTTCCTCAAATTCCGGAAGAGAAGGAAATAGAACTAGATCCTAGAAATACTGCAGTAATAATTGTAGATATGCAAAATGATTTTGTTAAAAAAGGAGGTAAGCTTTACGTTCCTAACGCTGAAAAAACAATTGGGCCTATAAACGATTTAATTAAAAAATCTAGAAATTCATCTGTAACAGTAATATATACTCAGGATTGGCATATGAAAGACGATCCTGAGTTTAAGATATGGGGAGAACATGCTTTAGCCGGTAGTTGGGGAGCAGAAATAGTTGATGAACTTAAACCTGAAAAAGATGATTTCGTTATAAAGAAATATAGATATGATGCTTTTTTTGAAACTCCTTTAGATTACATTTTACGAGTGAAAAATATAAAAAACATAGTAATATCTGGAACTGTAGCAAATATTTGCGTATTACACACTGCAGGAAGTGCATCACTAAGGTGGTATAACGTAATAATGATAAAAGATGGAATTTCTGCGCTAGATGATTTTGATTATTATTCAACGCTGAGACAAGTTGATTTTTTATATAAAGGAAAAATTACAACTTCCTCAGGAATAAAGTTTAATAATAGTTAA
- a CDS encoding DHH family phosphoesterase, with the protein MDYYAIVHNDFDGTASVAVYARAVNSLPKKVWFTEPTKIHNLLAKLELRGVKKIMIADIGINGSTFQSVVESLTRLKNEGAEVQWFDHHVWKQEWKDKLKDIGIEVYHDTSTCGAGVVHKVLNPNDDFSGKLASADCSVDIWLHNDPMGEKLRRVVENNHDYAWKEKLIQIFYSGTLWNDEFQKILEKQVDEELKGYQKLPKYYKVIEIDGKKVAIAIRWRGPPDISYAGQYIMTRTGAIIFVSANGKSISFRSNSYEIRRYAAKLGGGGHPLAAGASLKIPLIYRILRRLGIISPALNWVSKVVYRTIKEEGFSEYKQKDITPKQS; encoded by the coding sequence ATGGATTATTATGCAATAGTTCATAACGACTTTGACGGAACTGCTTCTGTAGCAGTTTATGCAAGAGCCGTAAACTCCTTACCAAAAAAGGTATGGTTTACTGAACCTACAAAAATACATAATTTACTTGCAAAATTGGAACTTAGAGGAGTAAAGAAAATAATGATTGCAGATATAGGAATAAACGGCTCTACTTTCCAAAGTGTAGTGGAAAGCTTAACTAGGCTAAAGAACGAAGGAGCTGAAGTACAATGGTTCGATCACCATGTATGGAAACAAGAATGGAAAGATAAATTAAAGGATATAGGTATAGAAGTTTATCATGATACTTCTACATGTGGTGCAGGTGTAGTTCATAAGGTTTTGAATCCTAACGACGATTTTTCTGGCAAATTAGCGTCCGCAGATTGTTCTGTAGATATATGGTTGCATAATGATCCTATGGGAGAAAAATTAAGGAGAGTAGTAGAAAATAACCATGATTACGCTTGGAAAGAAAAGCTTATACAAATTTTCTATTCTGGCACATTATGGAACGATGAATTTCAAAAAATATTAGAAAAACAAGTTGATGAAGAATTGAAAGGATATCAGAAACTTCCAAAATACTATAAAGTTATAGAAATAGATGGCAAAAAAGTAGCTATAGCAATAAGATGGAGAGGCCCACCGGATATTAGTTACGCTGGCCAATACATAATGACAAGAACTGGGGCAATAATATTTGTGTCCGCCAACGGGAAATCAATATCCTTCAGAAGTAACTCATACGAAATAAGAAGATATGCCGCAAAGTTAGGAGGAGGAGGACACCCACTAGCTGCAGGAGCGTCTTTAAAAATTCCTCTAATATATAGAATTCTTAGAAGATTAGGAATAATTTCGCCAGCCTTAAACTGGGTATCTAAAGTAGTATACAGAACAATAAAAGAAGAAGGTTTCTCTGAATATAAACAAAAAGATATAACTCCTAAACAAAGTTAA
- a CDS encoding peroxiredoxin, producing MVKIYQKFPDVQVLTTKGPIDFYKDIFGKGRWLFLYAHPADFTPVCTTEFAAFAQAYDEFDKLGVQLMGLSVDSIYSHIAWLNDIEQRYGVTIKFPVIADPDKKLARLLDLVEESSGVTVRGVFIVDPQGTIRFMAQYPIEAGRKIEEMLRITKAIMVAYKAKVATPVNWEPGQDVVLGAPTTLDEATMRMKLPNAKAWYLVFKKYNELPADQRI from the coding sequence ATGGTGAAGATATATCAAAAATTCCCCGATGTTCAAGTTTTAACTACTAAAGGACCAATAGATTTCTATAAAGATATCTTTGGTAAAGGAAGATGGTTATTCCTGTATGCACATCCTGCAGACTTTACTCCGGTATGTACTACAGAGTTTGCAGCTTTTGCACAAGCATATGACGAATTTGATAAACTAGGAGTACAATTGATGGGATTGAGCGTTGATAGCATATACTCTCATATAGCATGGCTAAACGATATTGAACAGAGGTATGGTGTAACTATAAAATTCCCCGTAATTGCAGACCCCGATAAGAAATTAGCTAGATTATTAGACTTAGTAGAAGAAAGCTCTGGAGTTACAGTAAGAGGAGTATTCATTGTAGATCCGCAAGGAACAATAAGATTCATGGCACAGTACCCAATAGAAGCAGGAAGAAAGATAGAAGAAATGCTAAGAATAACTAAGGCAATAATGGTAGCATATAAGGCAAAGGTAGCAACTCCAGTAAATTGGGAGCCAGGTCAAGATGTAGTATTAGGTGCACCGACTACTCTAGATGAAGCTACAATGAGAATGAAATTACCAAATGCTAAGGCATGGTATCTAGTATTCAAGAAGTATAATGAACTACCTGCAGATCAAAGAATCTAA
- a CDS encoding metallophosphoesterase family protein, with protein MIIAGISDIHSPRYLNEFFIALRYLPQVDLVLLAGDLVDRGRFLHFDPIYRALSKYKVVATFGNEDFSEYRNEYREKYPSVIWLDDESVNMEVDGKKITIVGSEGVIQRPTFYQKMKGINADFYKYRKNKIEEMLCSSNNFRILLTHYATTFNTVYGEKKFAYPSLGDNLLEELSCLPNISVHGHAHYSKVTFSIVKNVKVYNVALPATKKFTIINM; from the coding sequence ATGATTATAGCTGGTATTTCGGACATACACTCTCCTCGGTATTTAAATGAATTCTTTATTGCTCTTAGATATTTGCCACAAGTAGATCTAGTATTATTAGCAGGAGATCTTGTTGATAGAGGGAGATTTTTACATTTTGATCCCATATATAGAGCTTTATCTAAATATAAGGTAGTTGCTACTTTTGGGAATGAGGATTTTTCAGAATATAGAAATGAATATAGGGAAAAATATCCTTCAGTGATTTGGCTAGATGATGAAAGCGTAAATATGGAGGTTGACGGTAAAAAAATTACGATAGTCGGAAGTGAAGGAGTTATACAGAGACCTACTTTCTATCAGAAAATGAAAGGAATCAATGCCGATTTTTATAAATATAGGAAAAATAAGATAGAGGAAATGTTATGCTCCTCAAATAATTTTAGGATTCTTTTGACACATTATGCTACTACGTTTAATACTGTATACGGAGAAAAGAAATTTGCATATCCAAGTTTAGGTGATAATTTACTTGAAGAGTTATCATGTTTGCCAAATATTTCTGTTCACGGTCATGCTCATTATTCTAAAGTAACTTTCAGTATAGTTAAGAACGTAAAAGTATATAATGTAGCATTACCTGCTACAAAAAAATTTACAATAATAAACATGTAA
- a CDS encoding DUF763 domain-containing protein produces the protein MEIEGIADLPLHGGKVPPWLVPIMKRLAKSIIEIMVIEWGPEKVLERLANPLWFQGFNNAIAMDWDSSGSTTVTMGILKDVLNPKEFGFAILGGKGKNALKVPQELEELPKNYNVNTKRLSIISKTVAKVDTTLVQDGHQLYHHTMAVTENGYWIIIQQGMNPETKFARRYHWKNTENFTVEPHEGIAGTKGIAVNIIERNKDDVRKLVLDLLREDPRHIISEYEKAQAMVKGQGILDMWIKGGSIIGLSKKAKMIYMKPVDTKRIKQILENIYEAQPSTLEEALTQGMGPSTARALYLVSDLIYNEPPSYNDPVTTPYDPFKYAFTVGGKDGVPYPVNIKVAEEVVTTLEDFVERAKLDKKDKSLSLNRLRELSCGIKERS, from the coding sequence ATGGAAATAGAAGGAATAGCAGATTTACCTCTTCACGGAGGAAAAGTTCCACCATGGTTAGTTCCAATTATGAAAAGATTGGCAAAGTCTATCATTGAGATCATGGTTATTGAATGGGGACCAGAAAAAGTCTTGGAAAGATTGGCAAATCCTCTCTGGTTTCAGGGTTTTAATAACGCAATTGCTATGGATTGGGATTCATCAGGTTCTACTACTGTAACAATGGGAATCTTAAAGGACGTTTTAAATCCAAAAGAATTTGGTTTCGCAATTTTAGGCGGTAAGGGAAAAAATGCTCTTAAGGTCCCTCAAGAATTAGAGGAACTTCCTAAAAACTATAATGTAAATACAAAAAGGCTTAGTATAATAAGCAAAACAGTAGCTAAAGTTGACACAACGTTGGTTCAAGATGGACACCAACTTTATCATCACACTATGGCAGTAACAGAAAATGGATATTGGATAATAATACAACAAGGAATGAATCCAGAAACAAAATTCGCTAGAAGATATCATTGGAAGAATACGGAAAATTTCACAGTAGAACCACATGAGGGAATTGCTGGAACTAAGGGAATTGCAGTAAATATTATAGAGAGAAATAAAGACGACGTTAGAAAGTTAGTTCTGGATCTATTAAGGGAAGATCCAAGACATATCATTTCTGAATATGAGAAAGCTCAAGCCATGGTAAAAGGACAAGGGATTTTAGACATGTGGATTAAAGGTGGATCTATAATAGGACTATCTAAGAAGGCTAAAATGATTTACATGAAACCAGTAGATACCAAGAGAATTAAACAAATTTTAGAAAACATTTATGAGGCTCAACCTTCTACACTAGAAGAAGCTTTAACGCAAGGTATGGGACCATCCACGGCTAGAGCTCTATATTTAGTTTCCGATCTAATTTATAATGAACCGCCTTCTTATAATGATCCCGTAACCACACCTTATGACCCGTTTAAATATGCGTTTACTGTTGGTGGAAAGGACGGAGTACCTTATCCAGTAAATATAAAAGTAGCAGAAGAGGTAGTAACTACATTAGAGGACTTCGTTGAGAGAGCCAAGTTAGATAAAAAAGATAAAAGCTTATCTTTAAATAGATTAAGGGAATTGAGCTGTGGAATTAAGGAAAGGTCTTGA
- a CDS encoding citrate synthase/methylcitrate synthase, with product MELRKGLEDVAVKETAITYIDGELGRLYYRGYSIFDLAEFSNFEETAYLIWYGKLPNEKELEELRIKLSTNRELPDSIINYIKEVKKDANPMDVLRTAISMLGVEDTDNSDIMEKSIKITSKIPTIISYFYRSRKNLEIIHPDETLSHSENFFYMLNGKKPSEIESKSMDVSLILHMDHEMNASTFACLVVASTLSDIYSSVIAGIAALKGPLHGGANAEALKQFIEIGDKKNVEDYINKRLQSGQRLMGFGHRIYKTYDPRAKIMKEYVKEITKEKGIYNLYEIANAVDEIGIKELGNKGIFPNVDFYSGLMFYSLGFDPDMFPAVFASSRVVGWTAHVVEYLKNNRLIRPKAIYIGEIGRKYLPLEDRQ from the coding sequence GTGGAATTAAGGAAAGGTCTTGAAGACGTAGCAGTAAAAGAGACTGCAATAACTTACATTGATGGAGAATTAGGTAGATTATATTATAGGGGATACTCAATCTTTGATTTAGCCGAATTCTCTAATTTTGAGGAAACTGCATATTTAATATGGTATGGTAAATTACCAAATGAAAAAGAATTAGAAGAACTAAGGATTAAACTATCTACAAATAGAGAACTACCAGATTCCATTATAAATTATATAAAAGAAGTTAAAAAAGACGCTAACCCTATGGATGTCCTTCGGACTGCTATAAGTATGCTAGGAGTGGAAGATACTGATAATTCAGACATAATGGAAAAATCAATTAAGATCACTTCAAAAATACCTACTATAATATCTTATTTTTACAGATCAAGGAAAAACCTAGAAATAATTCATCCTGATGAAACTCTCTCTCATTCTGAGAATTTTTTTTACATGTTAAATGGAAAAAAACCTTCAGAAATAGAAAGTAAATCAATGGACGTTTCACTAATTTTGCATATGGATCATGAAATGAATGCCTCAACTTTCGCATGCCTTGTAGTAGCTTCTACTTTGTCCGATATATATTCTTCAGTAATAGCTGGAATAGCTGCTCTTAAGGGCCCACTTCATGGCGGTGCAAATGCAGAAGCTTTAAAACAATTTATTGAAATTGGAGATAAGAAAAATGTTGAAGATTACATTAATAAGAGATTACAAAGTGGTCAGAGATTGATGGGGTTTGGGCATAGAATATATAAGACATATGATCCAAGAGCAAAGATTATGAAAGAGTATGTAAAGGAAATAACCAAGGAAAAGGGAATATATAACTTATATGAGATTGCAAATGCAGTTGACGAAATAGGTATTAAAGAATTGGGAAATAAAGGTATATTTCCTAATGTTGACTTTTATTCAGGTCTAATGTTTTACTCTCTAGGTTTTGATCCCGATATGTTTCCCGCTGTTTTTGCTTCGTCTAGGGTAGTAGGTTGGACTGCGCACGTAGTAGAATACCTTAAGAATAATAGGTTAATAAGACCTAAGGCTATCTATATAGGGGAAATAGGCAGAAAATATCTTCCTCTAGAAGATAGACAGTGA
- a CDS encoding DUF47 domain-containing protein: MIKLTLNKEQLLFSKVLQIAESIKDASNRLTSLYINIFKQNYDASTMEMVKIKGIYEKIALVREDIVSMLYGEAFLPDFKESMMMLTQSLYETMKAIKDSGRAISSRKPDEKLCKILQENLLSYLSTISEASEKLVEMISLLQKDIGEAVKVGKEIQLLERNGDNIKDGLIQRLYESEKDSDIISILQLKDVTIFLDDILDNMEETSLSIETLYATLKS, encoded by the coding sequence ATGATTAAGTTAACCCTTAATAAAGAACAATTATTATTTTCCAAAGTTCTACAGATAGCAGAAAGTATTAAAGACGCTAGTAACAGACTTACTTCCCTTTATATCAACATATTTAAACAAAATTATGATGCTTCTACAATGGAAATGGTCAAAATTAAAGGAATTTATGAGAAAATAGCACTAGTTAGAGAAGATATAGTTTCTATGCTCTATGGAGAAGCGTTCTTACCTGATTTTAAAGAATCAATGATGATGTTAACACAATCATTATATGAAACTATGAAAGCCATTAAGGACTCAGGAAGAGCTATATCATCAAGAAAGCCAGATGAAAAATTATGCAAGATCCTTCAAGAAAATCTCCTATCGTATCTCTCAACTATTTCCGAAGCCTCAGAAAAGCTGGTTGAGATGATATCTCTCTTACAGAAAGATATAGGAGAAGCTGTAAAAGTAGGAAAAGAAATTCAATTACTAGAAAGAAATGGAGATAATATAAAAGACGGTTTAATACAAAGACTATATGAATCTGAAAAAGACTCTGATATTATCAGTATTTTACAATTAAAGGACGTTACTATATTTCTTGACGACATACTAGATAACATGGAAGAGACGTCCTTAAGTATAGAAACACTTTACGCAACTCTAAAATCATAA
- a CDS encoding inorganic phosphate transporter — MFIFGILIFLVGLISAFIVGGNNSATALGILISTNALKRKYSYLVSALSVFIGTALGSYTMASSIYGEIKGSQIYVQVSIFSVIFASIIAFYYLNKSGIPSSLSQMIYPSLAVLVLVSKVLYFNWFKFWFTVASWGFSPLLAIVSALVMYYILRRLTSKEKRVIREMKIYKSLIIASSIFTSFVTGANAVGIIVSAGLIALPYYIVAPLYALAAAMGIYLSSKKASIVVGFKVTRLGYVSATSALLGSDIISEIFTIFGIPISITQTTMGGIIGLSFRSFGYDVEKQLKQVAKGWGTSPFIAIIASLAAFGIIKSILGL, encoded by the coding sequence ATGTTTATATTTGGTATCCTAATATTTTTGGTTGGGCTAATATCTGCATTTATAGTAGGTGGAAATAACTCAGCAACAGCCCTAGGAATATTAATATCAACCAATGCACTAAAAAGAAAATATTCATACCTAGTAAGTGCTTTGAGTGTTTTCATAGGTACAGCCCTAGGAAGTTACACAATGGCTAGTAGTATATATGGTGAAATAAAGGGAAGTCAAATATATGTTCAAGTCTCAATTTTTTCAGTTATTTTTGCTTCTATTATAGCATTCTATTATTTAAATAAATCAGGAATTCCTTCTTCTTTAAGCCAAATGATTTATCCCTCGTTAGCTGTTTTAGTATTAGTATCAAAAGTTCTCTACTTCAATTGGTTTAAGTTTTGGTTTACTGTAGCCTCTTGGGGATTCTCTCCATTATTGGCTATAGTTTCAGCTCTTGTAATGTACTATATATTAAGGAGACTTACTTCTAAAGAGAAAAGAGTAATAAGAGAAATGAAGATTTATAAGTCTCTAATAATTGCCTCCTCCATTTTTACGTCCTTTGTAACAGGAGCTAACGCAGTGGGAATAATAGTTTCTGCAGGTCTAATTGCACTACCGTATTATATAGTAGCTCCTTTGTATGCATTAGCTGCGGCTATGGGAATATACCTTAGTTCAAAAAAAGCTTCAATAGTTGTTGGTTTCAAAGTAACCAGACTAGGCTATGTAAGTGCCACTTCCGCACTTTTAGGAAGTGATATAATTTCAGAAATTTTTACAATATTCGGTATACCTATATCTATAACGCAGACAACCATGGGGGGAATAATAGGCCTTAGTTTTAGAAGTTTTGGATATGATGTTGAGAAGCAGTTAAAACAAGTAGCTAAAGGTTGGGGAACTTCTCCGTTTATAGCCATAATTGCTTCTTTAGCCGCTTTTGGTATAATAAAAAGTATTCTAGGGTTATGA
- a CDS encoding ribbon-helix-helix domain-containing protein: protein MDSVKKVGEGTYELELNSTVTISFKLEDELLGKVDDMVRRLGYTNRSDFIREAIIEYIKYNKNKGTK, encoded by the coding sequence ATGGATTCTGTTAAAAAAGTTGGAGAAGGTACTTATGAGCTAGAACTAAATTCTACTGTTACAATCTCCTTTAAGTTGGAAGACGAGTTGCTAGGTAAGGTTGACGATATGGTAAGAAGATTAGGATACACTAATAGGAGCGACTTCATTAGAGAGGCTATTATAGAGTATATAAAGTATAATAAAAATAAAGGTACTAAATAA